GCTGCTTTTAGATCAGTAGATACTGTTTTGGAAAAATTGTCAGTTGTTTTTTCCAATTCTTCCATCAAAGGAACTCTCACAGGACAGGGTAATAGACCTTCTATGTTTATTTCTCTCTCTTTTCTTTTATCTTTAAGAGTAATATCTACATCTTCAACTTTATTTTCTATTTCTTCTATCATTAATTTTGTTAATTTATTTAGATTCAATCCCTTTAATTTGGCTGCCTGTTTTAATGTAATTTTTTTACCAAATTCTTTTCTTTTTTTCTCATCGTTAAGTTGAGCAAAACCTTTATTTGCAAGAACTTCAATCAATTCTGGATATTTATCTGTAATCTCAGCAAGTGTTTGTTGTTTTTTAAAGTATTTATTTCTCAAATTAATCAGCTCCTTTATTTTCACTATACAAAGTATAGCATTTTGCTCAACTTTATGCTGTGATTTATCTCACTGATCTTTGTTTTTTCCATTTTCTCTGCATTTTTCTTTAATCTCCTGCTTAATTAAAAATGGATCATCTTCCTGAGAAATATTTTCTAAGTTACTGATATATTCTCCTGCTTCTTTTAACTTATCTATTTTCACAATATAATGAACATAATAACCTTCTTTTTCTCCTACAACAAGATCTGCTTCTCTAAGTATTTTTAATTGTTGAGAAACAGCTGATTCAGAAATATCCAGTCTTCGGGCTAAAGCACCTACACAAAACTTTTTCATTAAAAGGAGTTTTATTATTTTTAAACGAGTCTCATCTCCTAATGCTTTAATAGTTTTTACCATTTTATTCATTTTCAACACCACCTTTAACTTTGTTTATTATACAATGATTGATACACTTTATTTTCTTTAAGTAGTTTATCATGACTCCCTAAGTCAATCAATTTTCCCTCTTTCATAACCCCAATTCTATTTGCTTTATTTAACGTAGCAAAACGATGAGCTATCATTAAAACAGTCCTGTCTTTTAATAATTCATCCATTGCTTTTTGGATTAAAACTTCTGTATAAGCATCTACACTGGAGGTAGCCTCATCCAATATTAAAATATCCGGATCAGTCACCATGGCTCTAGCAAAAGAGACAAGCTGTTTTTGCCCTCCAGAAAGTTTAACTCCACCTTCACCTACTCTACTTTCATAACCTTTTGGTAATCCTTTAATAAAATTATGGGCATTTAACTTTTTACAAATTTTAACTACTTCATCTTTATCAATATTTGGGTTCCCATATCTTATATTTTCCATGATAGTAGTATCAAATAGAAAGATATTTTGGGGAACAACTGAAATAGTTTTTCTTAATGATTTTATTGAAATATCCTGTAAATGTAGGTCATCAAGATATATATTTCCCTTTTCTACATCATATAATCGAGTCAAAAGCTTTACTAATGTTGTTTTTCCTGCACCGGTTGAACCAACTAAAGCAAATATTTCTCCAGCCTCAATTTCTAAATTTAAATCATTAATTACTTTTTCATTTTCATTATAAGCAAAATTTACATCCGAAAAAGTAATTTTTCCTTTAAAATCATCATCT
The genomic region above belongs to Halanaerobiales bacterium and contains:
- a CDS encoding DUF1858 domain-containing protein; protein product: MRNKYFKKQQTLAEITDKYPELIEVLANKGFAQLNDEKKRKEFGKKITLKQAAKLKGLNLNKLTKLMIEEIENKVEDVDITLKDKRKEREINIEGLLPCPVRVPLMEELEKTTDNFSKTVSTDLKAA
- a CDS encoding metalloregulator ArsR/SmtB family transcription factor; this translates as MNKMVKTIKALGDETRLKIIKLLLMKKFCVGALARRLDISESAVSQQLKILREADLVVGEKEGYYVHYIVKIDKLKEAGEYISNLENISQEDDPFLIKQEIKEKCRENGKNKDQ